One stretch of Flavobacterium sp. 9 DNA includes these proteins:
- a CDS encoding K(+)-transporting ATPase subunit C — protein sequence MKNIFSLVKLTLLTVILFAVIYPLAIYGIAQFAPNHGKGETISVNGKVVGYQKIGQKFDKSNYFWGRPSAVDYNATGSAGSNKGPSNAEYLALVQKRIDTFLVVHPYLKKSEIPSDMVTASGSGLDPNISPQGALIQVKRVAKERKLDEAKVKALVEANINTAVMGPETVNVLELNVALDELSKKGS from the coding sequence ATGAAAAATATATTTTCACTAGTAAAACTTACACTGCTTACCGTAATCTTATTTGCAGTTATTTATCCTCTTGCGATTTACGGAATTGCACAATTTGCTCCAAATCACGGAAAAGGAGAAACTATTTCGGTTAACGGAAAAGTGGTTGGTTACCAAAAAATAGGTCAGAAATTTGATAAGTCGAATTATTTCTGGGGAAGACCTTCGGCTGTTGATTATAATGCTACCGGAAGTGCCGGAAGTAACAAAGGACCAAGTAATGCTGAATATTTGGCTTTGGTTCAAAAAAGAATTGATACGTTTTTAGTTGTTCACCCGTATTTGAAAAAATCTGAAATTCCATCAGATATGGTAACTGCTTCCGGAAGTGGATTGGATCCTAACATTTCTCCTCAAGGTGCTTTGATTCAAGTGAAACGTGTTGCCAAAGAAAGAAAATTGGATGAAGCTAAAGTAAAAGCTTTGGTTGAAGCAAACATTAATACGGCTGTTATGGGACCTGAAACAGTGAATGTTTTGGAGTTGAATGTGGCTTTGGATGAGCTTTCTAAAAAAGGTTCTTAG